The Balneola vulgaris DSM 17893 DNA window GAACTTTGGGTGATCAACTCCCTCAAAAAACGCCCTGAGCTAGAAACTTATAAATATTCTATGCCGGGTGAAGAAGATGTTTATGTAGATGAAATTCGTGTATTCAATCCAGCTACTAAAGATCATGTTGTACTGGATACCGACAAATGGGAAGATCAATCGTTAGGTGGTGCTTACTTCAATCAAGGCGGTATTTACCAAACCGAGAAATCAGACTATCTGTATATCCTAAGGCGTGATAGAACGTGGAGTAAGATTGATGTTCTGAAAGCGAATACAACCACAGGAGAAGTAAAAATATTATTCTCGGAAGAAAGTAAGCCCTATTTCAATACTCGTTATTCTCGCTTAGCGATAATCAACGAAGGTGAAGAATACATTTGGTGGAGTGAACGTACTGGTTGGGGACAACTATATCGCTACGACAGTGAAGGTAACCTGAAAAACAGAATCACCTCTGGCTCCTTTGTTGTAGGTGATATTGCCAAAATTGATACGGCTCGTTCTACTATTTACTTCAACGCTTTTGGGCGTGAGAAAGACCAACATGTGTACTATTCGAACCTATATAGTGTGAAATTTGATGGTTCAAACTTCCGTCACCTAACCCCAGAAGATGCAAACCACAGCATTAGCACTTCTCCGAAAGGGAACTACTTTGTTGATAACTACTCGCGTGTAGACTTACCGACTATTTCTGTTGTACGAGATGGTACCGGTAAAATTGTAACCAAATTAGAAGAAGTGGATATGAGTCCACTGGAAGCAATGGGTTGGAAAGCGCCGGAAGTTTTTAAGGTAAAAGCCGCAGATGGCGCAACCGATATATATGGCGTAATGTGGAAGCCCTTCGACTTCGACTCTACAAAAACTTATCCAATTGTATCGTATGTATACCCAGGCCCACAAACGGAGCCATTCCCAATTGGATTCACGCTTAGAGGTTCGGGATCCAGAACTAGCACCCTTGCTCAAGTTGGATTTGTAGTAGTGGCAATGGGTAACCGAGGTGGTAGTCCAATACGTTCGAAATACTATCATAACTATGGCTATGGCGATATGCGTGATTATCCTTTAGCGGATAACAAGTATGGCTTGGAGCAACTAGCAGGTCGTCATTCCTTTATCGACATCAGTAGAGTTGGTATCTATGGTCACTCAGGTGGTGGTTTCATGAGTACTGCTGCACTACTTACCTATCCTGAGTTTTATGACGTTGCCGTTTCATCAGCTGGTAACCATGATAACAACATCTATAACATCTGGTGGGGCGAAGTTCACA harbors:
- a CDS encoding S9 family peptidase, coding for MFKKLLTPCLVGVLLIGATQVTQAQQKANFELAERFTSQQMQKLVGSTSVSPRWIEDTDTFWYTYDSPNGKNWYFVDAAKGQKRLLFDQNEMAGQLSEIFSRTFNEKDLDLKSFKFDTDKNLFTFHVDSINFTYNLNGNKLIKGDSLQKDERENWKAFSPDSSYIVFAKNHNLYLMDPEDPDSTEHQLTDDGERWFSYQWSDGDTSTTKKMRPRITWFEDSKKFWVKRQDKRKVDELWVINSLKKRPELETYKYSMPGEEDVYVDEIRVFNPATKDHVVLDTDKWEDQSLGGAYFNQGGIYQTEKSDYLYILRRDRTWSKIDVLKANTTTGEVKILFSEESKPYFNTRYSRLAIINEGEEYIWWSERTGWGQLYRYDSEGNLKNRITSGSFVVGDIAKIDTARSTIYFNAFGREKDQHVYYSNLYSVKFDGSNFRHLTPEDANHSISTSPKGNYFVDNYSRVDLPTISVVRDGTGKIVTKLEEVDMSPLEAMGWKAPEVFKVKAADGATDIYGVMWKPFDFDSTKTYPIVSYVYPGPQTEPFPIGFTLRGSGSRTSTLAQVGFVVVAMGNRGGSPIRSKYYHNYGYGDMRDYPLADNKYGLEQLAGRHSFIDISRVGIYGHSGGGFMSTAALLTYPEFYDVAVSSAGNHDNNIYNIWWGEVHNGVKEVRKTKKVKDEDGNEVEEEEITFDAPVETNAALAGNLQGNLLLVHGDMDNNVHPANTIRLADALIKAGKRFDMMILPGRRHGFGPYQPYFDRMMWYYFAEHLLGDYRSNINFNLPKDDN